A single genomic interval of Cucumis sativus cultivar 9930 chromosome 7, Cucumber_9930_V3, whole genome shotgun sequence harbors:
- the LOC116405019 gene encoding pyruvate dehydrogenase E1 component subunit beta, mitochondrial-like: protein MTVRDTLNSALDEEMSVDQKKKKIMREEVGEYQETYKITKRLLEKYGSERVLDTPITEEVKCRTFVNQVTYFGLKKRLREPVT from the exons ATGACCGTGAGGGATACTCTAAACTCTGCACTTGATGAAGAAATGTCTGTtgatcaaaaaaaaaaaaaaattatgagagAAGAG GTCGGAGAATATCAGGAGACTTATAAG ATAACCAAAAGGCTTTTGGAGAAATATGGTTCTGAGAGGGTTCTTGATACCCCAATCACAGAG GAGGTAAAATGCAGAACATTTGTTAACCAAGTCACTTATTTCGGactaaaaaaaag GCTGCGAGAACCGGTGACTTAG